In Brienomyrus brachyistius isolate T26 unplaced genomic scaffold, BBRACH_0.4 scaffold78, whole genome shotgun sequence, one DNA window encodes the following:
- the LOC125726839 gene encoding uncharacterized protein LOC125726839 isoform X2, which produces MQTPYTRNSSEDLSTRARGVRRQCKLSFLLFPLLSFSLHIMKKEGINNEKRSSLVQLALYVGLSLLVLLLVIIITWKVRDKHKKNVAGGQNLGRTTYSDVLGQHEVSDARKKAILIHCLGTEGRQIFRTLGPAEMYEDAVSLLGSHFAAPQSVILWQILFRRRRQQPATFVRTI; this is translated from the exons atgcaaactccatacacacggaactccagcgaagacttgagtacacgtgccagaggagtgaggcgacagtgcaaactatcctttctcctgtttccactgctctccttttctctgcacattatgaagaaggaggggattaataatgaaaaacggag ctctttggtccagctggctctgtatgtaggactgagcttatTGGTGCTGCTGTTGGTCATCATCATCACATGGAAAGTGCGGGACAAACACA AGAAAAATGTGGCTGGGGGCCAAAATCTAGGAAGGACA ACATACTCGGATGTCCTGGGACAGCATGAAGTCAGCGACGCTCGGAAGAAAGCCATACTTATTCACTGCTTAGGCACGGAAGGACGGCAGATCTTTCGGACGCTCGGACCTGCGGAGATGTATGAAGACGCTGTTTCGCTCCTGGGTTCTCACTTCGCAGCTCCACAAAGTGTCATCCTGTGGCAGATTCTTTTTCGCCGAAGGCGACAGCAGCCGG CCACCTTCGTCAGGACTATCTGA
- the LOC125726839 gene encoding uncharacterized protein LOC125726839 isoform X4, with amino-acid sequence MQTPYTRNSSEDLSTRARGVRRQCKLSFLLFPLLSFSLHIMKKEGINNEKRSSLVQLALYVGLSLLVLLLVIIITWKVRDKHKKNVAGGQNLGRTARKDGRSFGRSDLRRCMKTLFRSWVLTSQLHKVSSCGRFFFAEGDSSRSELAVS; translated from the exons atgcaaactccatacacacggaactccagcgaagacttgagtacacgtgccagaggagtgaggcgacagtgcaaactatcctttctcctgtttccactgctctccttttctctgcacattatgaagaaggaggggattaataatgaaaaacggag ctctttggtccagctggctctgtatgtaggactgagcttatTGGTGCTGCTGTTGGTCATCATCATCACATGGAAAGTGCGGGACAAACACA AGAAAAATGTGGCTGGGGGCCAAAATCTAGGAAGGACA GCACGGAAGGACGGCAGATCTTTCGGACGCTCGGACCTGCGGAGATGTATGAAGACGCTGTTTCGCTCCTGGGTTCTCACTTCGCAGCTCCACAAAGTGTCATCCTGTGGCAGATTCTTTTTCGCCGAAGGCGACAGCAGCCGG TCCGAGCTTGCCGTATCATGA
- the LOC125726839 gene encoding uncharacterized protein LOC125726839 isoform X1: MQTPYTRNSSEDLSTRARGVRRQCKLSFLLFPLLSFSLHIMKKEGINNEKRSSLVQLALYVGLSLLVLLLVIIITWKVRDKHKKNVAGGQNLGRTARKDGRSFGRSDLRRCMKTLFRSWVLTSQLHKVSSCGRFFFAEGDSSRPPSSGLSEVGSDVHYTPRKQQRRRCGNCGSFSNVSTRPSDPPGCRGIPVFTSCFEVSSLVLCIYVQVRECFPSSVIVLLW, encoded by the exons atgcaaactccatacacacggaactccagcgaagacttgagtacacgtgccagaggagtgaggcgacagtgcaaactatcctttctcctgtttccactgctctccttttctctgcacattatgaagaaggaggggattaataatgaaaaacggag ctctttggtccagctggctctgtatgtaggactgagcttatTGGTGCTGCTGTTGGTCATCATCATCACATGGAAAGTGCGGGACAAACACA AGAAAAATGTGGCTGGGGGCCAAAATCTAGGAAGGACA GCACGGAAGGACGGCAGATCTTTCGGACGCTCGGACCTGCGGAGATGTATGAAGACGCTGTTTCGCTCCTGGGTTCTCACTTCGCAGCTCCACAAAGTGTCATCCTGTGGCAGATTCTTTTTCGCCGAAGGCGACAGCAGCCGG CCACCTTCGTCAGGACTATCTGAAGTTGGTTCAGACGTGCATTATACACCGCGAAAGCAACAACGACGACGCTGTGGGAATTGTGGCTCATTCTCCAATGTGTCGACCCgcccgtccgatcctcctggatgccgtggaatccccgtgtttaccagctgtttcgaaGTGTCTTcattagttttgtgtatttatgtccaggTCAGAGAATGTTTCCCTAGTTCTGTCATTGTATTGTTATGGTGA
- the LOC125726839 gene encoding uncharacterized protein LOC125726839 isoform X3, with protein sequence MQTPYTRNSSEDLSTRARGVRRQCKLSFLLFPLLSFSLHIMKKEGINNEKRSSLVQLALYVGLSLLVLLLVIIITWKVRDKHKKNVAGGQNLGRTARKDGRSFGRSDLRRCMKTLFRSWVLTSQLHKVSSCGRFFFAEGDSSRLHYISCCRKMHLDASLL encoded by the exons atgcaaactccatacacacggaactccagcgaagacttgagtacacgtgccagaggagtgaggcgacagtgcaaactatcctttctcctgtttccactgctctccttttctctgcacattatgaagaaggaggggattaataatgaaaaacggag ctctttggtccagctggctctgtatgtaggactgagcttatTGGTGCTGCTGTTGGTCATCATCATCACATGGAAAGTGCGGGACAAACACA AGAAAAATGTGGCTGGGGGCCAAAATCTAGGAAGGACA GCACGGAAGGACGGCAGATCTTTCGGACGCTCGGACCTGCGGAGATGTATGAAGACGCTGTTTCGCTCCTGGGTTCTCACTTCGCAGCTCCACAAAGTGTCATCCTGTGGCAGATTCTTTTTCGCCGAAGGCGACAGCAGCCGG CTCCATTACATCAGCTGCTGCAGAAAGATGCATTTGGATGCCAGCCTGCTTTGA